A window of Ascaphus truei isolate aAscTru1 chromosome 16, aAscTru1.hap1, whole genome shotgun sequence contains these coding sequences:
- the LOC142467612 gene encoding homeobox protein CHOX-CAD-like, which translates to MNTTCGPHSVRKEANMYPLSVRSTNNNQTAQNYVPNQPYFNYVAYHHVPPMDNQGQSSGVWGSQYGASREDWNSYGAGPSNISSIQASDLSPNQFGYSSPGYNSPHPSGSGALHSIDANHSAAISPNSQSQNSYEWMGKTVQSVSTGKTRTKEKYRVVYTDHQRLELEKEFHYTRYITIIRKTELAANLRLSERQVKIWFQNRRAKERKLYKKKMNQFEGAGSVQSDSSSASPNPLCDSVTHTDMPSPLYQPTPHVHNGLQHNGIIQQVAVSQ; encoded by the exons ATGAACACCACATGTGGGCCTCACAGTGTGCGTAAAGAGGCCAACATGTATCCACTGTCCGTAAGATCTACTAACAACAACCAGACAGCGCAGAACTATGTTCCTAATCAACCATATTTCAATTATGTGGCATATCACCATGTGCCTCCCATGGATAACCAAGGACAGTCTTCAGGAGTTTGGGGATCCCAATACGGAGCATCACGGGAGGACTGGAATTCTTATGGCGCTGGACCATCCAACATAAGTTCTATACAAGCTTCTGATTTATCACCAAACCAATTTGGTTACAGTTCTCCTGGCTACAATTCTCCACATCCTTCTGGGTCTGGGGCTTTACATTCAATAGATGCAAATCATTCAGCTGCCATCTCACCCAACAGTCAAAGTCAAAATTCTTACGAATGGATGGGGAAAACTGTGCAATCTGTTTCTACAG gtaaGACGAGGACAAAAGAAAAATACCGGGTAGTTTACACAGACCATCAGAGGCTGGAGCTGGAGAAAGAATTTCATTATACCAGATACATCACAATCATACGGAAAACCGAACTGGCAGCCAACTTAAGACTTTCTGAGAGACAG GTAAAAATCTGGTTTCAGAACCGCAGGGCAAAGGAAAGGAAGCTCTACAAGAAGAAGATGAATCAGTTTGAGGGAGCAGGTTCTGTGCAGAGTGATTCCAGTTCTGCCAGCCCCAACCCACTTTGTGACTCTGTGACGCACACGGATATGCCAAGCCCTTTATACCAGCCCACACCGCATGTACACAATGGTCTACAACACAATGGCATCATACAGCAAGTCGCTGTCTctcaataa